From a single Lactococcus allomyrinae genomic region:
- a CDS encoding dihydrolipoyl dehydrogenase family protein, translating to MFDYIIIGAGPGGLGLAYSLNDGKRKIAIIENDKWGGTCPNYGCDPTKVMMAVVEAKARVENLKNQGITGELSLDWKGIRGRKLTITDPLEEKTLAGLQKSGITTLYGTASFTTTGEIQVADKVYKARNYIIATGTRPRQLDIVGKEFLKTSNDFLALEEMPRKVTFIGTGSVSLELAQIAHATGAEVTVIASGDLEIGHFDKEIGEVFLNQLKAEGIVFKENINISKVEKSIDGFVITDKNAHQLLTDLVIAGVGRIANIDSLNLEAVGVKADQSGVFVDEFLQTSHPKIYALGDVISKNQGHFTPVSDFEGRYLRENLVSADRHPIHYPVIPAVIFGATKLAQVGQLEGEGIKLKSFDLSSWYTYKRINDPVAKMKVAVNDANEIVGAVTVSSVADEVINLLMILIQQKINLSEFDKMISAYPTVASDLGYFY from the coding sequence ATGTTTGATTATATTATTATTGGAGCTGGGCCTGGGGGGCTGGGATTGGCTTATTCTCTTAATGATGGTAAAAGGAAAATTGCAATCATTGAAAATGATAAATGGGGTGGAACTTGCCCCAATTATGGATGTGACCCTACAAAAGTGATGATGGCAGTTGTTGAAGCAAAAGCTCGGGTTGAAAATCTAAAAAATCAAGGTATTACAGGAGAGTTGAGCTTAGATTGGAAAGGTATTCGAGGGAGAAAACTTACAATCACAGACCCACTTGAAGAAAAAACGCTTGCTGGTTTGCAAAAATCAGGGATTACTACGCTCTATGGCACGGCAAGTTTTACCACTACTGGTGAAATACAAGTGGCAGATAAAGTTTATAAAGCTAGAAATTATATTATCGCGACGGGAACTCGACCTCGTCAATTAGATATTGTTGGTAAGGAATTTCTGAAAACGAGCAATGATTTTCTAGCACTTGAAGAAATGCCTCGAAAAGTGACATTTATTGGTACAGGTTCAGTTTCTCTAGAACTTGCCCAAATTGCCCACGCAACAGGAGCGGAAGTGACTGTTATTGCATCAGGGGATTTGGAAATCGGTCATTTTGACAAAGAAATCGGGGAGGTTTTTCTCAACCAACTCAAGGCTGAAGGAATTGTTTTTAAAGAAAACATCAACATCAGCAAAGTTGAGAAGAGTATTGACGGCTTTGTCATTACTGATAAAAATGCTCATCAGTTACTGACAGATCTTGTCATTGCTGGAGTGGGACGCATAGCAAATATTGATTCACTTAATCTTGAAGCAGTAGGTGTTAAGGCAGATCAATCAGGAGTATTTGTTGATGAATTTCTGCAAACAAGTCATCCAAAAATCTATGCACTTGGTGATGTTATCTCGAAAAATCAAGGCCATTTTACCCCTGTTTCGGATTTTGAAGGGCGTTATCTTAGAGAAAATTTGGTCAGTGCTGACAGACATCCCATCCACTATCCTGTGATTCCAGCAGTTATTTTTGGTGCTACTAAACTTGCACAAGTTGGGCAATTAGAAGGCGAAGGTATTAAGTTGAAGTCTTTTGATTTGTCATCATGGTACACTTATAAACGAATAAATGACCCTGTGGCGAAAATGAAAGTGGCTGTCAATGATGCGAACGAAATTGTTGGGGCTGTGACAGTAAGTTCAGTTGCTGATGAAGTCATTAATTTATTGATGATTTTAATTCAACAGAAAATTAATTTGTCAGAATTTGATAAAATGATATCTGCTTATCCGACTGTTGCTAGTGATTTAGGTTATTTCTATTGA
- a CDS encoding Spx/MgsR family RNA polymerase-binding regulatory protein — MIKIYTVVACSSCKKAKEWLESHRMEYQEVNLLTDTISKEDFLEILSLTEGGTEDIISKRSRAYHRLNIDFENIMLNDLIEIMDENRTLLRRPLIVDDKRLQVGYNEDEIRKFLPREIRQVEIKVATERVREYELEQAKNEG; from the coding sequence ATGATAAAAATTTATACTGTGGTAGCGTGTAGTTCATGTAAAAAAGCAAAAGAATGGCTAGAAAGTCATCGCATGGAGTATCAGGAAGTAAATTTATTAACAGATACAATTAGCAAAGAGGATTTTCTGGAGATTCTATCTCTAACAGAAGGGGGAACGGAGGATATTATTTCTAAGAGAAGTAGAGCCTACCACCGCTTGAATATTGATTTTGAAAATATTATGCTTAATGATTTAATTGAGATTATGGATGAAAATCGTACATTATTGCGTCGTCCATTGATTGTTGATGATAAAAGACTTCAAGTTGGCTATAATGAAGATGAGATTAGAAAATTCTTACCAAGAGAAATCAGACAGGTGGAAATTAAAGTGGCGACAGAAAGAGTCCGTGAGTATGAGTTAGAACAAGCAAAAAATGAAGGATAG